The DNA segment CTGTTATTGAAGCAGGCGAACAATGTGATGACGGAAATTCTTCAGGCGGTGACGGCTGTTCGGCTATTTGCCAAGTCGAACAGGGGTATCTTCCGTCTCCGATTTGTTCCAACTCGATCGTTGAAACCGGAGAGCAATGCGATGATGGAAATTTAATAAACGGTGATGGCTGTTCTGCCGTCTGCCAAACAGAAGAACCGTTACCGCCGGTATGCTCCAACTCGATCATTGAAGAAGGCGAACAATGTGACGACGGAAATATCATTGATGGTGACGGTTGTTCATCTCTTTGCCAGACGGAAGAGGCCAGTCCGTTTCTAACTTTCTTTGTTGACGCCAGTTTAAGCGCGGATTGCTTAGATAATAATTATGATCCGTCTACGCGTAGTTGCGCCGGATCTTCGACGGGTTACAAGGGCTGGCGCAGTCCGGCTACGGCTTTGATCGCCATAAAGAATTTGCAAAATAACAATACGATCGTAACAGGCGGGCATACGATTTATTTTCGTGCCGGAACGTATCGTGATTATTTAACCGATGTCCATTGGCCGTCCGGAGTGGAAGGAAAGCCTAATAAAATAGAAGGATATCAAAACGAAGAAGTTATTTTGTCAGGTACAAATATTAAAACAGTTTGGGAAGATATGGGCAATGGCGTTTATCGCACTGTTTTAGCAGGCAGTGAAGATGTTAACAGAGGAGTTTTTGAAGACGGCCAGGCTTTATATAGCGCCAGATTTCCGGAAGATTATCGAACAAGATTAGCTAGCTCAAGCAGTGACGATGGAGACAATGATCTCAACGATGGATTTACGCGTTATGGTTTGGTCGATTGCGATCTCAATCAACTTCCCGATGAGAAAATTATCGGCTCTTGGGCCGAGATCATGACAGAATATCTTTGGAAAAAGAAAGCTAAGATCGTCGATTACGACCGGGATTCCTGCGAAGCAGTATTCTCTACTTCGATCAATCCTATTGAAAATAATTTCCTGGAAATAAATGCGGACGGAACTTATAAAAATGGAGATCCGTCCAATGACAGCCCTTATCGGTTAGTTGATAATCTTAATTTGCTCGACACGCCCGGAGAATATCTTTATCAGTTCGGTGCGCTTTCGAGCGATCCGGACTATGTTTATGTTCGGCCTTTATCCCAAGAAGCTCCGCAAAATCATACATGGGAAGTATCGAGCAGGTCTGTGGTTGTCATTTTTCAACAGAATTCTCACCACATAGAATTTAGAAAATTTAACCTTCGTTTTGCGGGAGCTCACGGTTTATATGTGCATACGACCGATACGCCGGAATTGTTCCCAAATCACTTGGTCTTCGACAACCTGCATGTTTACAATAACGGCTCATCCGGAGTTTATTTTTATTCGTATAACAGCCATCTTGTTTTTGAGAATTCTTTGGTTGAGAATAACGGAGGGATAGGTCTTTTTTACGTCGGGCCGAATTTTGGTCCTAATGACAGCCAGTATCATCCGGTCAATTCGCAGATCCGCAATAATCAATTCATTAACAATATCAGCTGCGGCACGCTGACTTACTATACCAAAGACCTTGTTTATCATGATAATTATTACGAAGGCAATGGTTTGTTCAATCTAAATTCGGCCGCATCTATTCATGATTCGTCCGATATTGAATTCTATAATAATCACATCGTAAGAAACGGCGGTAACGGTATTTTGCTGGAAGGCCGTCCTACCTATCGCGTCTTGCGTGTCAATATCCATAATAATTTGATCGAAGAAGCGGCTTATTTGTCTCCGGCTTGGGTGACGGGTATTTGGCTCTCAGATACCGACAGCTCGCTCGTTGAGAATAATATTTTTCATACCCCTAACGGTGTAGCTTTGCATGTGGATTCCGGAAGAGATAACCGGGTGATCTATAATCAATTTTTAGATATTTTTGATAATGTTCCGACGATCACTTATGGCGCGGTGTTGTTGGAAAATGCCGACTCTGATTCAAGGGAAATTACATGGCCGTACAGCATTAATAATACGATCGCCCACAACATTTTTATGGGTAGCTTTAAATATGGTTTGAAAGTATACGCTGATTTTGAGGATGAAGAACCTTATGGCTCCAATGTTCGCGAGAATACCGTAGCGAATAATATTTTTTATTCGACATCAAGCGGTAAGGTTATTCCGACTTCTCTTCAATACGATGTTGACCATAGCTTAAATACTTATAACAACAACATCTATTTTGCTCCCAATGCCAGCGAAATAAAATTTGTTTATCAGACTTTAGGCAACCAGGCTACGGCAGAATTTAATTTTGCTGATTTTCAAGAATTCTCCGGGCAGGAAAATAATTCCGCGGCCCTCGATCCGCTATTTACAAATTTCAATGACGGCGACTTTACGTTGCTGCCCGGATCACCGGCGATAGATAATGCCATGCTTTTATTAGACATCAATGATCTGGATTATCGAGGGGTGGGCCCGGATATCGGTGCTATCGAATTTGCGTCGGCCCCTCTGTGCTCTAATTCTATTGTTGAAGAAGGCGAGCAGTGCGACGATGGAAATCTAGCCGACGAAGATGGATGTTCGTCTACGTGTGAAGTGGAGCCTCAGCCGATCTTTATCAATCCGCCGCCGGGCAATAGTGAACCTGAGCCAATTCAAGGAAATCAGTCCGTTGGCCAATCTCAAGTTTCATCCGATAGCCAGGTTTCTCAGCGAACAACTGAGAGCAGCAGTGTTGATTCTTCGCAACAAGCGCCGATCGGATTTCCTGATTCCGATCGTTCCGGTAGCGTTTCTTCTAAGCAGAATGCGCGGCAAGATGCGGCATTTAATTCAAGGAAAACTGTTTTTCCGGATCTCAACATAGCTGTTCCCGAGAATGAGCAAGGTCAATCGCTAGAGACTGCGGCGAACTTATTGGGGGCTAAGCATCCTCGTGTTTTTGGCCCCAAAAATCTAAAAATTGGAACAGGAAAAAATACTCCGATTTCTTGGAAAGAAACAGCAAGCAGCTATAGTGACAAAGCTAATGATGAGCTTAAAAAAGATAGTTTGAAGGGTTCTGCCGCAAAAACACCGCATAAAACTTCAGCTGTGCCAATGTCTGCCGTAGCGATGAGCATTATTTTCCTTTGTGCTCTCGCGGCGATGGTCATTTTCTTGAGGAAATCTATTAAGAAATAATTTCGACCGAAATTTTAAAAGCGGATTTAGATAATTTTTAGAACGGATTCTGCCGCGCGCCGGCTGGCACCGGGCTCACCGAGGGAAGATTTCACAAAGCCAAGAGCGCTTTTGATCTGGTTCATCTTAAATTCATTGGATGAAATGCTTTTGAGTTCGTTGGCAATATGAACCGCTGTCGCTTCAAATTGTATACATTCCGGAACGATTTTTTGTCCCGCCACGATATTGACCAGCCCGATGCAGGGAATTTTCACAAATAATTTCGCCAGCATCCAGGTCAAAAGCGATGTTTTATAAATAACGACCATCGGTTTTTGTAAAATGGCTGTTTCCAGCGTCGCTGTTCCGGAGGCGACCATACAAATATCGCACGCGTTAATTCCAACATAAGTTTGGTCATCAATGATCTTGATCGGGAAATTGTAATGACGGATAGGGTGTTCTAAAACGCTCTTGCTGATCGTGGATGCTCGCATCAAAAGAAATTGTAATTTTTGGTTTTGCTGGTAAAGAATATTGGCGGCGCCTAACATCACCGGTAAATGTGTTTCCACTTCCTTTTGACGCGACCCGGGTAAAAGCCCGATGGTTAATTTATTAGTGGCGAAATTAATAGAGCGAAAAAGCATATCGCGCGAGACCTGGACGTTGATCATATCCAGTAAAGGGTGTCCCACAAAATCCGCATCAATGCCGTGTTTTGCGTAGAGTTCTTTTTCAAATTGGAATAGAACAAGCATTTTGTCCACGCATTCTTTAATGAGAGCTACGCGGTCTTCTTTCCACGCCCAGATCTGTGGGCTAATATAGTAAATAACTTTAACACCTTTTTTCTTTAGTTCGCGGGCCAGGCGTAAATTAAATCCGGGATAATCAACGAGGATAACGGCGGTAGGCTTGATCTCATCTATTTTTGCTAAGACGAGATTAAATATTTTCTTGATCTCGCTAAAATGTTTTAAAACTTCCACAAAACCAACGACCGCCAGATCGGTGATGTCCGCAAAAAGCTTAACGCCGCTGGCGCGCATTTTTCCTCCGCCCACGCCTGAAAAAATAATGGAAGGATCAAGCAGTTTGATTTCATCAACTAAGCTGGCAGCATGCATATCACCGGAAGCTTCGCCGGCAATAATTAGGATATGTTTTTCTTTGGAGTCCATATTTTTTTGATGATCTGAAGGGCGACTCTTAGCGCTTCGGTGCCTTCAACACCGGAAACGACCGGTTGTTGATCGCCGGCAATGCAATCAATAAAAGATTCCAGCTCTTTTTTGAGCGGCTCTTCTTTTTCAATAGGCAAGGCGTGCTTGGAGATGAGCTGGTTGTGCTTTTTATAGATGAAGGCTTCTTGCTTGGGATAATCTAAAGAAATATAAGTGTCGGGAAGGAAAATGCGTATTTTTCGGGTAACATCGTCGGAAACACGGCTGGCGGTCAAGTTGCAGACGCAACCGTTTTTAAAGGTGATGCGGGCATTGGCGATATCTTCCTTATCTGTTAAAACCGGAACGCCGATAGCCTGAATATCTTTAATAGGAGCATTAACCAATCCTAAAATAATATCAATGTCATGGATCATGAGATCCATCACGACGCCGATATCCAAAGAACGGTTGGGGAAATGGTTAAGCCGATGACATTCGACAAATAAAGGATTCTTAGCTAGGGTTTTGATCGCTTCAAACGCGGAATTAAACCTCTCCACGTGGCCCACTTGAAGCTTAAGGTTGTTTTTTTGAGCTAAAGCGACCAGTTTCTCGGCCTCTTTAACTGTTGTGGTGATAGGTTTTTCGACTAAGGTGTGAATGCCGTTATTTAGGAAATCTTTCGCGACTTTAAAATGATTAATGGTAGGAACGCAAATACTGGCGGCGTCGATTTTCCCGGCAAGATCACGGTGGTCTTTAAAGAAGGGAATTTTATATTGCTCAAAAAGTTCTTGGGCTCGCTCTGCTTTTGTATCGCAAATACCGACCACATTAACTTTTTCGGAAAGTTCTTGATAGACTTTTAAATGGCGAGAACCCAAATGCCCAATGCCGATAACTGCCACATTGATCTTTTTCATTGGCTGACTATAACAAATCTTTCCGCAAAAGTCAAATGAGGCCATGGGCATAAATCGCTCGACAAAAGTTTATCGCTATGCTAATATGCCCCCCAAACATGAAAAATTATTTTAAGCTTTTGCGCTTCTTAAAGCCCCACTCCAAGACATTGGTTTTGGCCTCTTTTTTTATGTTCATTTCCGCTATCTTCGACGGAGTTCAGCTGTCTTTGATGGTTCCTATTACCGATAAGATCCTCAGCAAAGGAACGATCATCTTGCCCGGTAAGGCCCCCGAATTCATCACAAATTTGATCGATCAAATTAACGCGACTCCTTCCATGACATTATTGTGGGTTATGGCGGTTGGCGTTGTTGTGATGTTCATCCTGAAAGGGTTTTTTGGTTTTTGGTACGGGTATCTGATGAACGATGTTTCTCAGAAAGTTATGCGCGACATCCGTTTTCAGCTTTACGAAAGAATTCAAACTCTATCATTGGAGTATTTTGGAAAGAAACGCAGCGGGGAGTTGATCGCGCGCATTACCAATGATGTGCAGGTGGTTGAAAACGCGGTTTCTTACGGCATAACGGATTTTATTTATCAGACATTTAAAGTGATCATGCTGACGGCTATTTTGTTCTTCATCTATTTTAAGTTGGCTGTTTTGACTTTTCTTTTATTTCCCCTTATTGCTTTGCCAATGCGCCAAATAGGCAAGAGATTGCGCAAACTTTCCAAGAGTTCCCAAGAAAAAATGGCTGACATCAATTCTTTTCTCATCGAAACAATTTCCGGCGTGCGCATTGTTAAGGCATTTTGCATGGAGTCGTATGAGATCAAGCGCTTTGCGCAG comes from the Candidatus Omnitrophota bacterium genome and includes:
- a CDS encoding right-handed parallel beta-helix repeat-containing protein — encoded protein: MNNKETTYKIMKFAYPKAIFFVLIAFFVFFANPLISAGSDDNESLAVTNLIRLSHPGYAMNNTFYGTKNPLNADQTRILMYELSNTTNSSGNGRANVWGFIDQSECQAHSPTPCLLNWQTEDEYKQAARPLPTIDNTGAHRWKVGTIFWSPLESEKDVLYAIPNAEIYHVYKINVTDDSVTQLASFDPSDGTDVSGTECYGFTDRNTFRCSFKDNDWSTGGFEFDVTNNTILQISPSYFSAVLDPAREFCQAHPGSPLPDEYYGYPHTGSGHNALSQNKQHHAIGYGTRPVGVWHFPTCTFYPDNTRSANYPHELFWYYPSHVTWANEQSGYFFSDSPNSFYGSSQRSGHNTQPWLKTVSLFQIFFDRSTEVFDHHHLISFQTAGKWNELHPETCEAYDETAPCAYNWTYSPLPYVSKDGRRLFFTSSMGKYSYTDHNLKGVTPYGGAGLFMAVLAPASQVDECIDNDKDGFGQNCVLGDDCDDNDHYIHPNASEVYDDRDNNCNDVKDCSEDPNLVCAPRNIYVDKSSMGGACDDGRSRGDSSLATPFCTIQKAADEALPGDSILIRAGTYKEKSLLIDKGGAGPEHRVTFKPYGAESVTIRLGEHYDSGWVNSDNGIYSRDFSGSGFDLTSLKAIGENSYGLLAAANLAELQSAGFAAGQDAFYVETTNNTVYLRLVNLNPENVFFVDRESVIKVQSPFVTFENLNIEYAYQGFRVTLYGVWDDYAEHGHYFTLVNSRVRNTYYEGLYSDRDHVIIARNHFSFAGVPVKWDSGTLEINYDATAVAAKGDYALIENNIIQDTVTSVDYRSDSQPPGYAVRNFIIRNNNLKARVVGSGLDGLFYNNIVYVPDGVAFSLYYETKNNGVYNNVFHSSSGVLLSRYGASEYVDFRNNIILGTNNGRCMDFDQGLIGTFTLDHNVYYNCSKYYRADEEIGGGFSGYKNFMVGYNQEQNSSNINPLLGADTYYPAANSSIIDEGIQLSSFNQDARGVLRPSGEAWDAGVYEMVAGTVCGNAVIEAGEQCDDGNSSGGDGCSAICQVEQGYLPSPICSNSIVETGEQCDDGNLINGDGCSAVCQTEEPLPPVCSNSIIEEGEQCDDGNIIDGDGCSSLCQTEEASPFLTFFVDASLSADCLDNNYDPSTRSCAGSSTGYKGWRSPATALIAIKNLQNNNTIVTGGHTIYFRAGTYRDYLTDVHWPSGVEGKPNKIEGYQNEEVILSGTNIKTVWEDMGNGVYRTVLAGSEDVNRGVFEDGQALYSARFPEDYRTRLASSSSDDGDNDLNDGFTRYGLVDCDLNQLPDEKIIGSWAEIMTEYLWKKKAKIVDYDRDSCEAVFSTSINPIENNFLEINADGTYKNGDPSNDSPYRLVDNLNLLDTPGEYLYQFGALSSDPDYVYVRPLSQEAPQNHTWEVSSRSVVVIFQQNSHHIEFRKFNLRFAGAHGLYVHTTDTPELFPNHLVFDNLHVYNNGSSGVYFYSYNSHLVFENSLVENNGGIGLFYVGPNFGPNDSQYHPVNSQIRNNQFINNISCGTLTYYTKDLVYHDNYYEGNGLFNLNSAASIHDSSDIEFYNNHIVRNGGNGILLEGRPTYRVLRVNIHNNLIEEAAYLSPAWVTGIWLSDTDSSLVENNIFHTPNGVALHVDSGRDNRVIYNQFLDIFDNVPTITYGAVLLENADSDSREITWPYSINNTIAHNIFMGSFKYGLKVYADFEDEEPYGSNVRENTVANNIFYSTSSGKVIPTSLQYDVDHSLNTYNNNIYFAPNASEIKFVYQTLGNQATAEFNFADFQEFSGQENNSAALDPLFTNFNDGDFTLLPGSPAIDNAMLLLDINDLDYRGVGPDIGAIEFASAPLCSNSIVEEGEQCDDGNLADEDGCSSTCEVEPQPIFINPPPGNSEPEPIQGNQSVGQSQVSSDSQVSQRTTESSSVDSSQQAPIGFPDSDRSGSVSSKQNARQDAAFNSRKTVFPDLNIAVPENEQGQSLETAANLLGAKHPRVFGPKNLKIGTGKNTPISWKETASSYSDKANDELKKDSLKGSAAKTPHKTSAVPMSAVAMSIIFLCALAAMVIFLRKSIKK
- the lpxB gene encoding lipid-A-disaccharide synthase: MDSKEKHILIIAGEASGDMHAASLVDEIKLLDPSIIFSGVGGGKMRASGVKLFADITDLAVVGFVEVLKHFSEIKKIFNLVLAKIDEIKPTAVILVDYPGFNLRLARELKKKGVKVIYYISPQIWAWKEDRVALIKECVDKMLVLFQFEKELYAKHGIDADFVGHPLLDMINVQVSRDMLFRSINFATNKLTIGLLPGSRQKEVETHLPVMLGAANILYQQNQKLQFLLMRASTISKSVLEHPIRHYNFPIKIIDDQTYVGINACDICMVASGTATLETAILQKPMVVIYKTSLLTWMLAKLFVKIPCIGLVNIVAGQKIVPECIQFEATAVHIANELKSISSNEFKMNQIKSALGFVKSSLGEPGASRRAAESVLKII
- a CDS encoding Gfo/Idh/MocA family oxidoreductase; the protein is MASFDFCGKICYSQPMKKINVAVIGIGHLGSRHLKVYQELSEKVNVVGICDTKAERAQELFEQYKIPFFKDHRDLAGKIDAASICVPTINHFKVAKDFLNNGIHTLVEKPITTTVKEAEKLVALAQKNNLKLQVGHVERFNSAFEAIKTLAKNPLFVECHRLNHFPNRSLDIGVVMDLMIHDIDIILGLVNAPIKDIQAIGVPVLTDKEDIANARITFKNGCVCNLTASRVSDDVTRKIRIFLPDTYISLDYPKQEAFIYKKHNQLISKHALPIEKEEPLKKELESFIDCIAGDQQPVVSGVEGTEALRVALQIIKKIWTPKKNIS